In the genome of Chitinivibrio alkaliphilus ACht1, one region contains:
- the mfd gene encoding transcription-repair coupling factor, with protein sequence MTTRKTELTFPELLPLFEEYSRIACSGLTPGADAFLTAYLHHKKGPLLYIAATDKEAQRICDELEDMLPDSPLYFPTAYTIPYTMRPIFGPTQERRLSTLQNLLRQPKKCVITSASALFEPVPPPKTLFHETISLHCGDELDLEDIERWLTEIGFRREVTVNEPGHFSRRGGLMDIYPMGEEHPLRLEFWGDTLDSIREFDIFTQKSVRARSNLEILPMGEETIHDEQRIDALEKLEQYTEKAGLPASLYERIEHEWTNRPHKNGMHWFRHWFSLGEGCLLDYLHKDTCIINDDYLSISDRYSRIKTNYTNHMGRVPDLFRPCISSPEHLLVSPDKIEKKVAPHPHLFLKVYSCAETRHHYDFVPLAGLAGQLELLKQDMQRKQEEGYDIVLCTETTGHKQRLTELIGSEWEEAIQVRYLQKGFSSQNKKIVYYTDLELFNRTVQKKRRGLSKHTAPLLRYDSLSPGDVVVHIDHGIALFRGITTIEAAGHSTDCMLLEFQKKARIHVPIRDFHKVQKYIGSKESAPPSLSVLGGSGWKRKKERTRKNIQEMAGKLIRIYAEREYAEGLALPPDSSWQQEFEESFLYTPTPDQEKTMIQIKKDLQSSRPMDRLVCGDVGFGKTEVAMRAAFKAVIAGYQVAVLAPTTVLATQHGKTFRERMAEFPVRIATLSRLTSQGTTGKTLADISNGSINIIVGTHKILSSSVRYKNLGLVIIDEEQRFGVRQKERFTALKSSINMLSMSATPIPRTVHMSMAGIRDLSLITTPPQNRLPVETTVAESNDELLASAIQDELERGGQVFVVHNKIQELHELQRRVQSLVPEASIGIGHGQMDGETLEEIMTRFTHGEIDILVSTTIIENGIDIPNANTVIVEDANTMGLSQLYQIRGRVGRSDTQGYAYFFVHDFAAIKEESVQRLKALEQYTDLGSGFQLAMRDLELRGAGNLLGTDQSGTIAAVGFELYCELLKEEIERLRDRGNTEVLPAETEIHLGLHGQFPASYIREGSLRIQLYQRCTSCKTLGELRAFEREISDRFGALPEEVMHLILTMEIKLRAMRFFISKITLEEETLTLCVSSKDAQAVQKTISLFSQSSSAQFSIRAVDTAMELVTKIPSGTPLENGETVRAILKKCLYEASSS encoded by the coding sequence ATGACAACACGGAAAACAGAACTAACTTTTCCCGAACTCCTTCCACTCTTCGAGGAATATTCCCGCATTGCCTGTTCTGGCCTGACTCCCGGTGCAGATGCCTTTTTAACAGCATATCTACATCATAAAAAAGGGCCGCTTCTTTATATCGCTGCTACTGACAAGGAGGCCCAACGAATCTGTGATGAACTTGAAGATATGCTTCCCGATTCTCCTCTCTATTTTCCCACAGCCTATACAATACCCTATACCATGCGGCCTATTTTTGGACCAACTCAAGAACGACGGCTGTCCACGTTGCAGAACCTTCTTCGCCAGCCAAAAAAATGTGTGATAACATCGGCTTCTGCTCTCTTTGAGCCAGTACCCCCACCGAAAACGCTTTTTCATGAAACAATTTCATTGCACTGCGGAGACGAACTTGACTTGGAAGATATTGAACGGTGGCTCACGGAAATTGGCTTTCGCCGTGAAGTAACCGTCAATGAACCGGGACATTTTTCTCGGCGAGGCGGCCTTATGGATATCTACCCCATGGGAGAAGAACATCCACTCCGCCTTGAGTTTTGGGGAGACACACTCGATTCAATTCGTGAATTTGATATATTTACTCAAAAATCAGTCCGGGCACGCTCCAACCTAGAGATTCTTCCCATGGGAGAAGAGACAATTCATGATGAACAGCGTATTGATGCTCTGGAGAAGCTGGAACAGTACACGGAAAAAGCAGGTTTACCCGCGTCCCTCTATGAACGAATTGAACATGAGTGGACAAATCGGCCTCATAAAAACGGTATGCACTGGTTTCGCCACTGGTTTTCCCTGGGTGAAGGGTGTCTCCTTGACTATCTCCATAAAGACACCTGTATTATCAATGATGATTATTTATCCATTTCAGATAGATACAGTCGCATAAAAACCAACTATACAAACCACATGGGACGGGTTCCCGATCTCTTTCGACCCTGTATCTCTTCTCCAGAACATCTGCTTGTATCCCCCGACAAAATAGAAAAAAAAGTGGCCCCTCATCCCCATCTATTCCTAAAAGTATACAGCTGTGCAGAGACTCGTCACCACTACGACTTTGTCCCCCTTGCCGGTCTTGCCGGGCAACTGGAACTGCTTAAACAGGATATGCAGAGAAAACAAGAAGAAGGATACGATATTGTCCTATGTACCGAAACAACAGGGCATAAACAGCGCTTAACAGAACTTATCGGTTCTGAGTGGGAAGAGGCGATACAAGTCCGGTACCTTCAAAAGGGCTTTTCCTCTCAGAACAAAAAAATTGTCTACTACACAGATCTTGAACTTTTTAATCGTACAGTTCAGAAAAAACGACGGGGGCTCTCGAAGCATACAGCACCGCTTTTACGCTATGATAGCCTTTCTCCGGGAGATGTTGTGGTGCATATCGATCACGGTATCGCCCTGTTTCGAGGTATTACAACCATTGAAGCAGCAGGACATTCTACTGATTGCATGCTCCTTGAGTTTCAGAAAAAAGCTCGGATACATGTACCCATCCGGGATTTTCATAAAGTTCAAAAATATATTGGCAGTAAAGAGTCTGCTCCCCCGTCCCTTTCAGTGCTGGGGGGATCAGGGTGGAAACGGAAAAAAGAGCGAACTCGCAAAAATATTCAAGAGATGGCGGGAAAGCTCATTCGTATTTATGCAGAACGGGAGTATGCCGAAGGACTTGCCCTACCGCCGGACAGTTCGTGGCAACAAGAGTTTGAAGAGTCCTTTCTTTATACACCCACGCCGGATCAAGAAAAAACCATGATCCAAATAAAGAAAGATCTGCAAAGCAGTCGTCCCATGGATCGACTCGTCTGCGGCGATGTAGGCTTTGGAAAAACTGAGGTGGCCATGCGCGCCGCCTTTAAAGCAGTTATCGCGGGGTATCAAGTAGCAGTTCTTGCCCCTACAACCGTATTGGCAACACAACATGGGAAAACCTTCCGTGAACGTATGGCGGAATTTCCGGTGCGTATTGCCACCTTAAGCAGACTTACCTCACAGGGTACAACAGGAAAAACCCTTGCAGATATTTCAAATGGTTCGATAAATATTATCGTGGGAACCCATAAGATACTCTCTTCGTCCGTACGATATAAAAATCTCGGTTTGGTCATCATCGATGAAGAACAACGTTTTGGTGTACGGCAAAAAGAGCGCTTCACCGCCCTCAAAAGTAGTATTAATATGCTCTCCATGAGTGCAACCCCAATTCCGCGGACCGTGCACATGTCCATGGCTGGAATACGTGACCTCTCACTCATAACAACTCCTCCGCAAAACAGGCTTCCCGTGGAAACAACCGTGGCGGAATCAAATGACGAGCTCCTTGCATCTGCCATACAGGATGAGCTTGAGCGAGGTGGGCAGGTTTTTGTTGTACATAATAAAATTCAAGAGTTACATGAGCTACAGCGCCGTGTGCAATCTCTTGTTCCGGAAGCATCTATCGGCATTGGACATGGTCAAATGGATGGGGAAACCCTCGAGGAGATTATGACCCGTTTTACCCATGGTGAAATTGACATCCTCGTATCTACCACAATTATAGAGAATGGTATTGATATCCCCAATGCAAATACCGTTATTGTAGAAGATGCCAATACCATGGGGCTGTCTCAGCTATACCAAATCAGGGGACGAGTGGGACGCTCTGACACACAGGGGTACGCATACTTCTTTGTGCATGATTTTGCGGCAATAAAAGAGGAATCAGTACAGCGACTAAAAGCGCTTGAACAGTATACCGATCTTGGATCAGGGTTTCAGCTTGCCATGCGTGATTTAGAACTGCGCGGTGCGGGTAATCTTCTCGGAACCGACCAGTCAGGTACAATTGCCGCTGTCGGCTTTGAGCTTTACTGCGAACTTCTTAAAGAAGAGATTGAGCGTCTTCGAGACCGAGGTAATACGGAGGTGCTTCCTGCGGAAACAGAGATTCACCTGGGATTGCACGGACAGTTTCCCGCATCCTATATTCGTGAAGGAAGCCTGCGAATTCAGTTGTATCAGCGATGTACCTCCTGTAAAACCCTCGGAGAGCTTCGTGCCTTTGAACGAGAAATATCTGATCGATTTGGCGCCCTTCCCGAAGAGGTGATGCACTTGATTCTCACCATGGAAATAAAACTTCGCGCCATGAGGTTTTTTATCTCAAAAATAACCCTCGAAGAAGAAACCCTCACTCTTTGTGTCTCGTCAAAGGACGCCCAGGCGGTACAAAAAACAATCAGCCTCTTTTCACAATCATCATCGGCACAGTTTTCGATACGTGCTGTCGATACCGCCATGGAATTGGTGACAAAAATCCCCTCCGGTACGCCCCTTGAAAACGGCGAAACAGTACGAGCAATTCTTAAAAAATGTCTCTATGAGGCATCCTCATCCTGA
- the queG gene encoding tRNA epoxyqueuosine(34) reductase QueG, which translates to MDPYRLREAIRDMALVTGFSACGFVALRRLSEHDSSLQNWLSSGYHGSMGWMENHFEKRLDPRLLVPGAETGIILLLNYFPQKKYDDTGHVLSKYAYGDDYHGVMKQMLFSLRDQINTVVPAKGRAFVDSAPVLERPWAVEAGLGWIGKNSLLIHPVLGSFCFIGELFLSCTLPPDAPWSGSSCGTCNRCRTACPTQAIVSPGCIDSRRCLSYLTIEHRGEIPPDRSLYSRVFGCDLCQDVCPWNRSCTPTTVPEFIPDSLRQDVYEQDLWKRLTPEDFNRLFSSSPLRRTGYTGLTRNIDRCSSQDEDAS; encoded by the coding sequence GTGGATCCATATCGTCTGAGGGAAGCAATTCGTGATATGGCCTTGGTCACGGGGTTTAGCGCCTGTGGCTTTGTTGCTCTTCGCCGTCTCTCAGAGCACGATTCCTCTCTCCAAAATTGGCTTTCTTCCGGGTATCATGGTTCCATGGGGTGGATGGAGAACCATTTTGAAAAACGTCTTGACCCGCGTCTTCTTGTACCGGGGGCTGAGACCGGAATTATACTTCTTCTCAACTATTTTCCCCAAAAGAAGTACGATGACACCGGGCACGTTCTATCAAAATATGCCTACGGAGATGATTATCACGGGGTAATGAAGCAGATGCTTTTTTCCTTGCGTGATCAGATAAACACGGTGGTGCCCGCAAAGGGACGTGCCTTTGTAGACTCCGCCCCGGTTCTAGAGCGGCCATGGGCTGTTGAAGCGGGCCTTGGGTGGATTGGAAAAAATTCCCTCCTTATTCATCCCGTCTTGGGTTCATTTTGCTTTATTGGAGAACTGTTTCTTTCATGTACTCTGCCTCCCGACGCTCCATGGAGCGGTTCTTCTTGCGGCACTTGTAACCGTTGTCGCACTGCATGTCCCACACAGGCCATTGTTTCTCCTGGATGTATCGACTCACGTCGATGCCTGTCGTACCTTACCATAGAACATCGGGGGGAGATACCGCCTGATCGTTCTCTGTATTCCCGTGTTTTTGGATGTGATCTATGCCAAGATGTCTGTCCGTGGAATCGTAGCTGTACTCCTACGACGGTGCCGGAATTCATACCAGATTCCTTGCGACAGGATGTGTACGAACAAGACCTTTGGAAGCGGCTGACCCCGGAGGATTTTAACCGACTCTTTTCGTCATCTCCTCTGAGGCGAACAGGGTATACCGGGCTTACGCGAAATATTGATCGGTGTTCTTCTCAGGATGAGGATGCCTCATAG
- a CDS encoding DUF3078 domain-containing protein: MKKIGISLVFCMSLVWAENMPQEAWKLSATANLTVSQSYYSDNWDGSQRGTVAWMADFLGRAKKQISPVLRTRNTLRIDYGQTKSQDEDGNWDDFTKTTDRIEYETLLLFSLNEWIEPFISAKVNSQFTHEAKRVDHDSSLVNPKYDLRFNPITITESFGVSRDFIAEENSSLSARLGGAFKQTIRRWELQEDGTYDDEFINDAGLELVGEYETNLHDDFLEYRSTLSLFTALASSEEYDHDDWKVPQVEWDNSATIHLTDYIIFRAGLELLYNKLIDTDVRLRQNMSLGIQFRHSN; this comes from the coding sequence ATGAAAAAAATTGGTATTTCTCTCGTCTTTTGTATGAGCCTTGTGTGGGCAGAAAATATGCCCCAGGAAGCGTGGAAACTTTCGGCCACAGCGAATCTTACGGTTTCGCAATCGTATTATTCCGATAATTGGGATGGCTCGCAACGGGGTACTGTGGCATGGATGGCAGATTTTTTGGGTCGGGCGAAGAAACAAATATCCCCTGTGCTTCGTACGAGAAACACCTTGCGAATTGACTATGGGCAGACAAAGTCTCAAGATGAAGACGGGAATTGGGATGATTTTACCAAAACCACCGATCGCATTGAGTATGAAACGCTGCTTCTCTTTTCTCTTAATGAGTGGATTGAGCCCTTTATCTCAGCTAAGGTAAATTCTCAGTTTACCCATGAGGCAAAACGGGTTGACCATGATTCTTCCTTGGTGAACCCAAAGTATGATCTTCGATTCAATCCTATTACCATTACAGAAAGCTTTGGGGTATCCCGTGATTTTATTGCGGAGGAGAACAGTTCTCTCTCAGCTCGTTTGGGTGGAGCGTTTAAACAGACGATTCGACGCTGGGAGTTGCAGGAAGATGGGACCTACGATGATGAGTTTATTAATGATGCCGGTTTGGAGCTGGTAGGAGAATACGAAACAAATCTGCACGATGATTTTCTGGAATATCGAAGTACCCTCTCTCTTTTTACCGCCTTGGCAAGTTCTGAGGAGTATGACCATGACGACTGGAAGGTGCCCCAGGTGGAGTGGGATAATTCGGCCACGATCCATCTTACAGACTATATTATTTTTCGCGCTGGTTTAGAGTTACTCTATAATAAGCTTATTGATACTGATGTGCGGCTTCGGCAAAATATGTCTCTCGGTATACAGTTTCGCCATTCGAATTAG
- a CDS encoding TMEM165/GDT1 family protein encodes MDWKIFISTFGLIFLAELGDKTQFAIMAATASRRSILPVFLGASLALVLSTLVAIAAGTLLRRFVPDSALQIAAGVLFLIFGAVILLGALRGEPAEEEAFQDTAPALQGGGVVERSVLYLAENLESEILASYEDVRARVDSPEIEELLSQLIEEETSHLSNLSTLSFEGTQHVKDLETHEEKCILEEQKKGTEDGSIAEILQDILQKEHNIYMVYRSLSRKVKIESVRHVMKGLAEEEKRHIVAVEDMISHYKNKEHL; translated from the coding sequence ATGGATTGGAAAATTTTCATTAGTACCTTTGGCCTCATATTTCTTGCCGAACTGGGCGATAAGACTCAGTTTGCTATTATGGCAGCCACGGCAAGTCGCCGATCAATTCTCCCTGTGTTTTTAGGAGCCTCCCTTGCCTTGGTTCTTTCTACCTTAGTTGCCATTGCAGCAGGGACCCTTCTGCGACGCTTTGTTCCGGACAGCGCGCTTCAGATTGCAGCAGGAGTGCTTTTTCTTATCTTCGGGGCGGTGATCCTACTGGGGGCACTTCGCGGAGAGCCTGCTGAGGAGGAGGCATTTCAGGATACAGCTCCTGCTCTACAGGGTGGGGGAGTTGTTGAGCGCTCCGTACTCTATCTTGCTGAAAATCTCGAATCGGAAATTTTGGCATCCTATGAGGATGTTCGAGCACGCGTTGACTCGCCTGAAATCGAAGAGCTTCTTTCGCAACTTATCGAAGAAGAAACGTCCCATCTTTCAAATCTCTCAACCCTTTCCTTTGAGGGAACACAACATGTGAAAGATCTTGAGACGCACGAAGAGAAATGTATTCTTGAAGAGCAGAAGAAGGGCACGGAGGATGGTTCCATTGCAGAGATACTACAAGATATTTTACAGAAAGAGCATAACATATACATGGTGTATCGCAGTCTTTCCCGCAAGGTAAAGATTGAGTCCGTACGTCATGTTATGAAAGGCCTTGCGGAAGAAGAAAAACGTCATATTGTGGCTGTTGAAGATATGATTTCTCATTATAAAAATAAGGAACATCTATGA
- a CDS encoding response regulator — MHILITDDDPVSRKILHSFLLKRGYGVSQAQSGEEAYELLLKSTDLPNIAIIDWVMPGMNGINLMRNIRALPGGEMMYIVLLTSREEGTNISQAISAGADDYITKPFRSRVLEARLEAGKRIVELHQRLHRETMRAEEAAEEARAALQVKDTFLANMSHELRTPLSGIVGFSRLLRKTNLTETQEKYINSLSLSADTLQHLINTILNYTRLNKKEVLCEKSTHDITEIVKIVTLLTYGAAAEKNIEIILDVDPLLPNIVEVPYENLLQVLSHLLDNAVKFTPEGFVMLKVRGKKLKNRTCEYVFSVVDTGIGIDTSKEHLIFNSFTQIDSSSTKKYGGSGLGLSVAKRLTEKMQGTLSFVRNPRRGVTFSCTLQLTYFDTSTYINFPQEIENCLVLGQSIFARSLTNTLRFFQLEINSITDQKGFKTHLCNNIYDMALIDYNYLSEDAFEEILSLKETDKQKYRNVPFVFVAHLQNFNYLNRVLRSLKSCYVLAKPITLYSFHNLIHNAPKNKTCENIKILLADDSSLIRDLTREVLEQAFPHADIYEACDGAEFVSLFKETRPDFSFLDIQMPRGDGFTVMNEVAPLRTPEQQFFALTAYEAGSIREKCTSLGIKHVLKKPLTLKKLQALRGEYEKHRMILSDDGREVYHFNRATLLKRLRNNRLLYHQIMDTFITQFQQQCQEIQRAVLANDLCRAKQIGHAMIGAAESLEMRRLAALLRQANQSESCADMERLCSLVQDEYDLVRSIVLEGE, encoded by the coding sequence ATGCACATTCTAATAACAGACGACGACCCCGTATCGCGTAAGATTCTCCACAGCTTTCTTTTAAAGCGGGGGTATGGCGTATCCCAAGCCCAATCTGGAGAAGAGGCGTACGAGTTGCTCCTCAAGAGTACCGATTTGCCAAATATCGCGATTATTGATTGGGTCATGCCTGGTATGAACGGTATTAACTTAATGCGTAATATTCGAGCACTGCCCGGTGGAGAAATGATGTACATTGTCCTTTTAACCTCCCGTGAGGAAGGGACGAATATTTCTCAGGCCATTTCCGCTGGAGCCGATGATTACATTACCAAGCCCTTTCGAAGTAGAGTTCTTGAAGCTCGCCTTGAAGCGGGGAAACGTATTGTAGAACTACACCAGCGGCTACACCGCGAAACCATGCGAGCCGAAGAGGCTGCCGAAGAAGCTCGGGCGGCTTTACAAGTTAAGGATACCTTTCTTGCAAATATGTCCCATGAGTTACGAACACCTCTGAGCGGTATTGTCGGCTTTTCTCGTCTTCTGAGAAAAACAAATCTTACAGAGACGCAGGAAAAGTATATCAATTCCCTTTCTCTCTCTGCAGATACCTTACAGCATCTTATAAATACGATTTTGAATTATACCCGCTTAAACAAAAAAGAAGTATTGTGTGAGAAAAGCACCCATGATATCACAGAAATTGTAAAAATCGTTACGCTTCTTACCTATGGCGCTGCAGCGGAGAAAAATATTGAGATAATCCTTGATGTAGACCCGCTTCTTCCCAATATTGTAGAAGTACCCTATGAAAATCTCTTACAGGTTCTTTCTCATCTTCTTGATAATGCTGTAAAGTTTACTCCAGAAGGCTTTGTTATGTTGAAAGTGCGGGGTAAAAAGCTAAAAAACAGAACCTGTGAATATGTTTTCTCTGTTGTAGACACTGGTATTGGAATTGATACGTCAAAAGAGCATTTGATATTCAATTCATTTACCCAAATTGACTCTTCATCCACTAAAAAATATGGAGGAAGTGGACTTGGCCTCTCCGTGGCAAAGCGCCTTACTGAGAAAATGCAGGGAACTCTTTCTTTTGTACGTAATCCGCGAAGGGGAGTCACGTTCTCGTGTACTCTGCAGCTTACCTACTTTGATACCAGTACGTACATCAATTTTCCACAAGAAATTGAAAACTGCCTTGTGCTCGGACAGTCAATTTTTGCACGATCTTTAACAAACACCTTACGCTTTTTTCAATTGGAAATTAATAGCATTACGGATCAGAAGGGGTTTAAGACCCATTTATGTAATAACATATACGATATGGCTCTCATTGATTATAATTATCTCTCAGAAGATGCTTTTGAAGAGATTTTGTCTCTGAAGGAAACGGATAAACAGAAATATCGCAATGTGCCCTTTGTGTTTGTGGCGCATTTGCAAAATTTTAATTATCTTAACAGGGTGCTTCGATCCCTTAAAAGCTGCTATGTTCTTGCAAAACCAATCACCTTATACTCCTTTCACAATTTGATTCATAATGCACCGAAAAATAAAACGTGTGAGAATATAAAAATACTCCTTGCAGATGATAGTTCTCTTATTCGTGACTTAACACGAGAGGTGTTGGAGCAGGCCTTTCCTCATGCAGATATCTATGAAGCCTGTGACGGGGCTGAGTTTGTGTCTCTGTTTAAGGAAACACGTCCCGATTTCTCATTTTTAGATATTCAAATGCCACGGGGAGATGGGTTTACAGTAATGAATGAAGTGGCTCCTTTACGTACTCCGGAGCAGCAGTTTTTTGCTCTTACAGCATATGAAGCAGGTTCTATCCGAGAAAAATGCACTTCCCTTGGCATCAAACATGTCTTAAAAAAGCCTCTGACCCTGAAAAAACTACAGGCCTTACGTGGCGAATATGAGAAGCATCGAATGATACTGTCGGATGACGGCCGAGAGGTCTATCATTTTAATAGAGCAACCTTGCTTAAACGACTTAGAAATAACCGTCTCCTGTATCATCAGATTATGGATACGTTTATCACCCAGTTTCAGCAGCAATGCCAAGAGATCCAACGAGCGGTACTTGCCAATGACCTCTGTCGGGCAAAGCAGATTGGACATGCCATGATTGGTGCTGCGGAAAGTCTTGAAATGCGACGTCTTGCAGCCCTATTACGCCAAGCAAACCAGAGTGAGAGCTGTGCCGATATGGAACGGCTTTGCTCCTTGGTTCAAGATGAGTATGACTTAGTTCGAAGCATCGTCCTGGAGGGAGAGTAA
- the thiS gene encoding sulfur carrier protein ThiS, producing MQCHINGTSVEVEPGTTLLSILTARELLPESVVIERNGTIVGRDRFDEVVVVDKDTIEILSFVGGG from the coding sequence ATGCAGTGTCATATAAATGGAACGTCCGTAGAGGTAGAGCCGGGCACAACCCTTCTTTCAATACTTACAGCGCGAGAATTACTCCCCGAATCTGTTGTTATTGAACGGAATGGAACTATTGTGGGTCGTGATCGCTTTGATGAGGTTGTTGTGGTTGATAAGGATACCATCGAGATACTCAGCTTTGTGGGAGGAGGGTGA
- a CDS encoding response regulator transcription factor has product MHFLVVEDDFFCRSILVNILNEHGRCDVAVNGSEASLAFASSLEQGTSYDVVFLDIMLPDKDGQTLLKEFRAAEKEHGVRAGMGVPIIMTTALDDRGNILQAFSSQCEGYIVKPVDEDKVAEKLRELRKI; this is encoded by the coding sequence ATGCATTTTTTGGTCGTAGAAGATGATTTTTTTTGCCGGAGTATCTTAGTAAATATTTTGAACGAGCACGGCAGATGTGATGTTGCTGTTAATGGGAGCGAAGCATCTCTTGCCTTTGCCAGTTCTCTTGAACAGGGAACATCCTATGATGTTGTTTTTCTTGATATAATGCTGCCCGATAAGGATGGTCAAACCCTTCTTAAGGAATTTCGTGCTGCAGAAAAAGAACACGGAGTACGTGCCGGTATGGGTGTGCCTATTATTATGACAACAGCCTTGGATGATCGCGGTAACATTCTTCAGGCATTTTCCAGCCAATGTGAAGGGTACATTGTAAAGCCCGTGGATGAGGATAAGGTTGCTGAAAAGCTTCGGGAGTTACGGAAAATCTGA
- the thiH gene encoding 2-iminoacetate synthase ThiH: MSLQSLLASWYERPFSEKKISFDAALGARSFSMDALQTLLSRDAATHLEEMAQEAKKRTEQHFGKAVTLFTPLYVSNYCTNGCRYCAFQRDNHIRRRQLSPEEIERAGDEIAATGMRHLLVLTGEAPRITTFAYLEKCLSILAPRFSSLSLEVYPMKEHEYARLVEQVQLEGVTVYQETYNRSVYAAMHPFGEKREYDWRLETVDRAARAGVRSVTVGSLLGLDEPRTELGALALHLDYITKTYPGVAPVVSFPRLRPIAGSSFPVPYPVDDAFFVQIVLAFRILFPHVGITMSTREERHIRNGLVPLGVTKMSAGVSTAVEAGEETTEGQFEIADDRSLDAVCVWLQKEGFQPVLHDWNRCFTTDK, from the coding sequence ATGTCTTTACAATCCCTTCTTGCATCGTGGTATGAGCGCCCTTTTTCGGAGAAAAAAATCTCCTTTGATGCTGCTCTTGGAGCCCGTTCTTTTTCCATGGATGCGTTACAAACCCTGCTTTCAAGAGATGCGGCAACGCATCTGGAAGAGATGGCTCAAGAAGCCAAAAAACGTACGGAACAGCATTTTGGAAAAGCCGTAACTCTCTTTACTCCTCTCTATGTTTCTAACTACTGTACCAATGGATGCCGTTACTGTGCTTTCCAACGGGATAATCACATACGTCGGAGACAGCTTTCCCCTGAAGAGATAGAACGGGCAGGAGATGAGATTGCGGCCACTGGTATGCGACACCTTTTGGTTTTAACGGGAGAGGCTCCTCGCATAACAACCTTCGCATACTTGGAGAAGTGCCTTAGTATTCTTGCGCCACGTTTTTCAAGTCTATCCCTTGAGGTATATCCCATGAAGGAACATGAATATGCCCGCCTGGTTGAGCAGGTGCAGCTGGAGGGGGTGACGGTGTATCAAGAGACGTATAATAGATCCGTATATGCTGCCATGCATCCCTTTGGTGAAAAACGTGAGTATGACTGGCGTTTAGAAACGGTCGATCGTGCTGCCAGAGCGGGAGTTCGAAGTGTTACCGTGGGGTCTCTTCTCGGTCTTGATGAGCCTCGAACAGAGCTGGGGGCCTTGGCTCTCCATCTTGATTATATTACCAAAACCTACCCCGGTGTCGCCCCGGTGGTTTCTTTTCCGCGGTTGCGTCCCATTGCGGGAAGTTCATTTCCTGTACCGTATCCTGTTGATGATGCCTTCTTTGTGCAAATAGTACTTGCCTTTCGTATTCTCTTTCCCCATGTGGGCATTACCATGTCAACGCGGGAGGAGCGTCATATCCGAAATGGACTTGTTCCTCTGGGCGTTACAAAAATGTCCGCGGGGGTTTCTACGGCTGTTGAAGCAGGAGAAGAGACCACGGAAGGACAATTTGAAATAGCCGACGATCGTTCCTTGGATGCGGTCTGTGTATGGTTGCAAAAGGAAGGGTTTCAGCCTGTTTTACACGACTGGAATCGTTGTTTTACAACGGATAAATAA
- a CDS encoding thiazole synthase has translation MKDTLILGGVEIETRLFTGSGKYHDEAIIPEVLAAAGCDVVTVALRRVDLKKKETSFISHIPQNKQLMPNTSGARTAEEAVRIARLAQAMGYGNWIKIEVIRDSKYLLPDNLETLRATELLVEEGFAVFPYMSPDLAMGRRMVDAGATAVMPLGAPIGSNGGLRTEELIRIMIELLDIPIIVDAGIGRPSHAAAAMEMGAAAVLLNTAIAASPDPVAMARAFADAVSAGRRAYVAGLAQEHHEATASSPLTGFLH, from the coding sequence ATGAAGGATACCTTGATTCTTGGAGGTGTAGAAATTGAAACCCGTCTTTTTACTGGGTCGGGAAAGTATCACGATGAGGCGATTATTCCGGAGGTGCTTGCAGCGGCCGGATGTGATGTGGTAACGGTGGCACTTCGTCGGGTTGATCTAAAAAAGAAAGAGACCTCTTTTATTTCTCATATCCCGCAGAATAAACAGCTCATGCCCAATACTTCCGGGGCACGAACCGCAGAAGAAGCTGTTCGTATTGCCCGTCTTGCCCAAGCCATGGGGTATGGAAACTGGATTAAAATAGAGGTAATCCGTGATTCCAAATATCTTCTTCCGGATAATCTTGAAACCCTCCGGGCAACAGAGCTATTGGTAGAAGAGGGCTTTGCGGTATTTCCGTATATGAGTCCAGATTTGGCCATGGGACGACGTATGGTTGATGCAGGAGCAACGGCGGTGATGCCGCTTGGGGCGCCCATTGGCTCAAATGGCGGGCTTCGTACAGAAGAATTAATTCGTATTATGATTGAGCTTCTGGATATTCCTATTATCGTTGATGCAGGAATTGGGAGACCCTCCCATGCAGCGGCCGCCATGGAAATGGGTGCTGCTGCGGTGTTACTCAACACAGCCATAGCAGCAAGCCCAGACCCCGTTGCGATGGCACGTGCCTTTGCCGATGCAGTATCTGCGGGAAGACGAGCCTATGTTGCCGGGCTTGCACAAGAACATCATGAAGCCACAGCATCGTCTCCATTAACGGGATTTTTGCACTGA